Proteins co-encoded in one Capsicum annuum cultivar UCD-10X-F1 chromosome 9, UCD10Xv1.1, whole genome shotgun sequence genomic window:
- the LOC107842913 gene encoding probable glutathione S-transferase → MAEVKLLGLWYSPYSNRVEWALKLKGVEYEFIEQDLQNKSPLLLESNPIHKKIPVLIHNGKPICESTVIVEYIDETFEGPPILPKDPYDRAIARFWAKFFAEKGPAVGRSFFLKGEAQEKAKEEVYEMLKVVDNELKDKKFFVGDKFGFADIAANAAALWLGVLEEASGVVLVTSEMLPNFCAWRDQYINCSENKKYLPLRDELLAKLKARVQPAGAPK, encoded by the exons ATGGCAGAAGTGAAATTGCTTGGTCTTTGGTATAGCCCTTATAGTAACAGAGTTGAATGGGCTCTCAAGCTGAAGGGAGTTGAATATGAGTTTATAGAACAAGATCTACAGAACAAGAGTCCTCTGCTTCTTGAATCCAACCCTATTCACAAGAAAATTCCAGTGCTAATTCACAATGGAAAGCCCATTTGTGAGTCTACGGTCATTGTTGAATACATTGATGAAACGTTCGAAGGCCCTCCAATCTTGCCCAAAGACCCTTATGACCGAGCTATAGCTCGTTTCTGGGCTAAGTTTTTTGCTGAAAAG GGGCCAGCAGTTGGGAGAAGTTTCTTTCTTAAAGGAGAGGCACAAGAGAAAGCTAAAGAGGAAGTTTATGAGATGTTGAAAGTTGTTGATAATGAGCTCAAGGACAAGAAGTTCTTTGTGGGTGACAAATTTGGATTTGCTGATATTGCTGCAAATGCTGCTGCTCTTTGGCTGGGAGTTCTTGAAGAAGCATCTGGAGTTGTTTTAGTGACAAGTGAAATGCTTCCAAATTTTTGTGCATGGAGAGATCAATACATTAATTGCAGCGAAAACAAGAAATATTTGCCTTTGAGAGATGAGTTGCTTGCCAAATTGAAAGCACGCGTTCAACCTGCAGGTGCTCCCAAGTAG